Genomic window (Equus asinus isolate D_3611 breed Donkey chromosome 8, EquAss-T2T_v2, whole genome shotgun sequence):
taatagttacCAGCCTGGCCTTATGCCTTGcttcatggaaaagaaagaagatattcTTAATTTCAAAATGCTTTCACATTCTCTGATCAGTTGAAAGTTAGACTTCATTTGAAATGACACTTGGAATGTTTACCAtggccaggtactgttctaagcctTTGTCTTAATTTATCTAAGAACCCTGAGTGGAAACCAATGCAGGAGTGTAGTAACTTACCCAAGCTCACATCCTGAGTAGGGGAGGATTTAAACCAGCCTCTCTGGCTCCAGAGAATCCAAGCTCTTAGCCGTTTTACTGTTTTGAATTACGCTGTTGTATTCAACCACTTGGGCATTTCAGCAGCCATTGGtttgattttagtttttattttagagtaaattcagaaaagtttttaaaaatagtaacaaaactCTTGTATAACCTTTACCCTCATTTAGtctttaacattttgccacatttgtttttgttgtctttctGCGCGTATTTATACATATTTCCTGAACTATTTGCGTTTGCTGCATACATCTTGATTCCTTACCCCTTAGTACTTTGGCATACGTCCCAAGTACAAGGATATTCTTATATAACCATAGTAAAGTTCTCAAACTCAGGAAATGTAACACTGATAACACTTTAATCTACCATCCATATTCGTTTTAATTTTCCTAATATCCTTGGTAGTGTTTTTTAATCCTCCTACAGTCAGTACAGGatcattgcatttagttgtcatggcTCTAGTCTTCTTTAATCTGGAATGGTTCCTCAGCCTTGATTAATGAGTTTCaggccaaatttttaaaatataaagcgtTTCTCATTTTGCATTTGAGCGCTGTTTCCTCCTGGTTAGAGTTGGATTACATATTCTGGCCAGCACCCAGGGTGAGTGACTTTACGCCCTTCTCAAGTTTATCCAGAAGCATGCAGTCAGCTTGCTTTGTTGATGTTAATTTTGATTGGTCAAAGTGTCCTGTTTCTGCATTGTATGGTTATTATTTCTCCCCTTGCAACTAAGAAGCAATCTGTGGGAAACAATACGCAGATATCCTACTCTTTATCAGGAGCACCATTGTTGATTTTTGCCATAACCAGTCTTTGCTATGATGGTTGCAAAATGGGAATTTTCCATATCTACCCTTCCCTCCACATTTACTAGCACTCTATTGTAAGGGAGAGCCCTCCTGTCTTTGCCATTTAGTATCTACCTGAACAGTACAGACCCAACAAGTCCTTTTTTTCCCAGCGCTGCATAATTTGCATTCCTCTGTCATTttcttgagcacttccttacttccAAGCACCAGATACATTCATCTTATAACTTCCCTATTCTAGCCctggaatcagctatttctccaggGATCCCaggttccttttagtgggaaatattagaaataaaggtCTGGGTCCCCTGTGTGCTCACTGCTACTATGAAGCCTGTTTCTGTCCATGCAGCAGACAGATCTGCATGTATTCTAATACAAGCAAAGGATAATCAACCTTTAACTACTGACTGTGTGGCCAAATTTATTTAAagttccttcccttctttttgaTCTTTAGTCACAGAATGTTCCCTAAAACTCCCTGATGCACAAATCAAATATTAAGGCTGTGGTCAACAGAACTTTGAGAAATGGACTAAATTTGTGAACTTTTTGATACTATAGACTGAGAGGTTCAAGATCTGTATGGTTTAACTCTAGGTACTAGAAAAGGGGCTAAGAGTATGCTTTTCTCCTCCCCTTAATATATAACATTGCCAGTCCTGTGGTAAGTTGTCCATCAGAGAAAAGCAGCACACCCAGTGGATGCTCCTATATCACTAATGTGCTTTGCCTCAAACTTTCCTGAGGACAATTTTAGGCCATTATGGCtcaatctgttttattttccaatatgGGTTATGGTTCACCTATTTTGAAGTTCCATAATCTTGAAATTGGGTTAAAAAAAGGTGGAAATGTAGCGTGCCATTTTAGAGCTAAGAGGGACCTAAACTTCATTAAGGATTAaccattaatttatatttctcctttAGCTTAATAATGGGCTTTGGTTTTAAGGTAATCTTATCTCCAAGTGGCCCTGTTAGTGTCTTTGCTTTACCTAAGTTTTATAACACAACATCACGATTAAAACCAAACTGAAgagtcttaaaatgaaaaaatacactcTCACCCTATATCGCACTTGGTTGCTATGTCCTTTTCCCCAAAGAAAGTATTTCTTAGCTACTTCTGGTTgtgctaatttatttttaaaattacatttgttcGAGTCAAATTTACACCTGATATTCATTGTTGGGTTTCTTCAGGTCACATGGCTTTTCTCTCAGTTTCCCAGGTGTTTTGTGTGTCTTCCTTGTGCTATTAATTTTCCTGTGACCTTGTTTGTCAGATCCACAGAGGTAAATGCAAGTGTTTTTCCTTGCTTCAGAATATGTGCCGTAATCAGgatatcttctcccattttagCAGGTGACATGTACCTTGAAAGGAAACAAATACAGTTAACAGCAAATAAGTTTTAAAAGGGAAAGTTTTATCACAGAACAGGCTTCCTATGTTACTTATTCTACTCCTAAAAATAGTCtagggcccgcctggtggcacagcggttaagtgcacacgttccactttggtggcgtgaggttcaccagttcggatcttgagtgaagacatggcaccacttgacaagccatgctgtggtaggcatcccacatagaaagtagaggaagatgggcacggatgttagctcagggccagtcttcctccaaagggaaaaaaaatagtttaatattAGTAAGCTTTCTGAAACTCAAATTTCAAATTTGAATGGCTAGTCCTGACCAAGTTCCATCTTACCCATTTCTTACCTGGACCAGTTTCTTTTCCCATAAATATTAGAAAGGGTTTTcaccccccccctttttttttaagtttcccaCTTCATATTTATTTGGGGTTGGTGAAAGATTTCCTCTAGCTTTCATTTTAATCTGCTTAACTTCCTAGGTGAAGTATTACTTGATGTCTACATCTTGTCATATCAATATTTAGAATTTACTTAACCCCAAAATGGCTTaatataagaattataaggaatTAATATGAGGTTCTTCCTTACAATCCTGGTGATGAATtgtacatacatgcatatattacACACTTCCTACCCACTTGTAATAAGTTGTCAGTCCATTCCTTTACTTTTGAAATAACTACAGTAAGTCTTTGAGACTATGTCCTAGTTTCTGTTCAAGTGAATCGATTTTTGAAGGTCAGGCAGCTCTTGATGGTGACCAATACTTTGGGCAACATATACTTTGAAAGGCCAAAACTATGTTTGGCTTATTAAAAATTCTTAGGGTTGTGAAAGCAGCAGTATCTTAGAAGATCATGAAATGCAGTGTGAGGTTTGAAGCCCTCTCTGCTGTTAATTGAGGCTCTTAGGGCAAAGCAGAGTCATCAACTCATCTTACCCCTCATCACATGGAATAAGATAAGGACTGCTGAATGTGCTCACCAGTACCATAAGCAGAACCTCTCCTTTTTGTACATTTTGCTTTCAAAAGAGCATTTGCATCTTGTCCTGTGATTTGCTTATTGCAACCTTCACTTTATTTCTATAGTAAAGAGAGACTGAACATTTCTTAAGTTAACCTAATAAAAGATTTAGATTGTTTAAAAACTTGATAACTGACATTATTTACATTGCCCTCATGTCCCGTAGCTAGCTGTCCCACCCTAACCCCTGCCTCTCCCCCcaacaaaaatcatttttctgttgtttaggtGGAAAAAGCAGTTGTCTTGAAACTAATTTCCTGGGCCCTGCACTCTTTACTCAACAGGACCGGCAACAGTACTAGTTCATGTTGGAATTGAATTTTTTACATTTGGAAATGTCTGACGCCTGCAGGCATTTTCACGACAGTGACAGCCTGACATCTGGGGTTCTGCTCCCTGATCATGTGGTTTAAACCTACAGAGCATGTCTGTGCAGCTGCAGGGAGAGATGCACGATTGCAAAACTAACCAGACATTTGTGTTCACCTTGTTACAAGGAGGTGCCAATGTATACATGAAGGTTTCTCCAActttcctttgaattttattcAGGCCTTTCTCCATATGTACTCAACATAACCCTCATAAGATATCTGTACAAGTGGCACTTTTAAGGACTGATGAAACAGTGATGAGCCATGAGTTTGTGATGACTTTTTTCCCTACCACTATACATAAGCTGAATGCTTGCCTTTTTGAAGGTTTAGACCCTTCCTCCCTTCACTACTGATATACACTACACTTGGAAATTAGTTCTTCTAGTTCTAGATTCTAAGGCCATGCGATATTTTAGGGCAAATCTATAGCCACACTTAAGGATGACTAGCTAAGGGCACCTCATGCTTGCTTTATGTTATAAATGTGTTTAGTCGCAATTGTTTGAAATGAGtttatcacattaaaaaaatttatttggggTATAGTTTGGATACATACGTTATGTTCATGTCGACACTGACTCCAGGTGCTCCCCTCTCTGAGAGTAGCAGAGCTACTGTTGATATGCTATCCACTAAAGTGGCTATCAAACCCCCATGGAGAGTGCCCATTTTATTGGTATGCTCTTCTTCTACTTTCATTTCACAAATCACTTTCCCAGGAACAGCAGAGAAGAGAGTTACCtaagtgtgaaaaaaaaaaaaaattgtgaacaaTCTGTGGTATTAGAAAGCCCAGACAGCCCATCGAGAACTATCATTGGATTAAACTGAATCACCTCAAAAAAACTGATTCAGAAATTCAAATGTGACCAATCTCTTTATAATAGAAATTAAGCCttatgaaaattgtttttaaagaaaaaggaatatttggggaaaaacagTAGTAGTTTTTACTAATCTCCACTCCTCTGCAGAAATCAAACATTTCATCTGAGATTTTCAGGCTTATGTACAAACCTGGCATTTGTTAATGTCTCCTTAGAAATTGTGCACCAACAAAGCCAGCTGGTCCCTGTGATTGTTAACCCATCATAGGTTTAATTTGAATGTTCTCAAGTTTTTGcacaagtaattttttaaatgacttcatAGTGAATggttgaaaacaattttaaaaacggATTGGAAGATGTTCAGTAATTCAATGAGTTAGTAGAATTAATAAGCTTATACCATAAACCCATTTTAATAACAAGTTTAACAACAGAATGCAACAAAGTTAAAGAGCTGCTTTTAAGGTCCTGTCCCATTTATAGTATCATAATAAGAATTacgtgaaaaataaaatgtggaacaatgaatttaaaattttatatcaaaCCTCTTTAAAAAggacatttacagaaaaataatagaaatgtgtTCCTTATAGCCTATCTAAATCACTAGGAGAAAACATCATAGCATATTTAGAAGCTGGAGCTGAGCTGTGACTAGAATGCGCTGCATCCAGCAACAGTAATTGTCCCCATCACTAAAGGTGTTCAGCCAGAACATGGATATTTGGTGTGTTAGTTGTATTTAGGGGTGGGGGAATGTCTCAAGCATTAAATGGGTAGTTAGATTCTAggtaactaccatttattgagcactttcatttgccaggcactgtgccaaacaCTTTACATACACTATATAATAAGGAAGGGACAATTTCCACTTTGTAGGTGACAAATTCAGAGTGGTTTATTCTCATGGTCACTCAGGATATGACAACTAAGATTTAGATCTGGGTCTGTCTACAGGTCTCCCTAGTCGCTAACTATAAAGTCTGTAGACCCCCACTAGGAAGACATTTCAGAAGTTTCACAAACCACAACTTCAGGGGTTTTGCTGTTGTTTGCCCCTAGAAGGCcctgaaataaaacagaaactgaACCATATAATATAAACCATCCCAAACAATATTAGGTTATGTTTTGCCTAACAGgtaaattaatggaaaaatagaTGTTAGAACAGGATCAAGTCTATTTTTACAATAAATGATCTAGCCACAAGATGTCCTCATAAACTAACAATACAACCAAGCAGGCCCAAGGCTACACTCACCTCATTCAGGCATTTACGTTGAGTACATGGAGCACTGGCAATGTCAAGATGAATGAGATGCACTCCCTGCTCTTACGAGGTTCACAGTCTAAAGGAAGAGACATCCACACAGCATGGCAGTGGAGGGAATTACTGCAGACAGGATAAGCAGAGGCTGCTTGAAGTAAGGATATCTAACTTTCATAAAAGTGTATGTTGCTGGGGAAGAGACGTTAGGAGAGGCTTCCTAGGGAACAACATTCAAGTCTTGAAGGACAGGCAGGACTTAGCCAGTTGAAGATGGGGAAAAAACCAGGCAGTTCAGGAAACAGAATCAAATATGAAAGCCTCACAGACACCATAGGGCGTTTAGCGTAATTAGTGGAGGTCAGTTCTTGAAGTTCCATTTGATATCTAACTTTGCCTGGGATGACAAAAGGTAAAACAAATGTCAACTGGATTTTCTACTGCAgaatactgtttttatttttctttttcccgaCTCGAAAGGCCAAAAGACATACTAACATACAAAATTGGTTTAAAATGTACGTTGGA
Coding sequences:
- the ACOT13 gene encoding acyl-coenzyme A thioesterase 13 — translated: MSRVPKNLQELMKAITGVRGFDRVVEKVTLFSAVPGKVICEMKVEEEHTNKMGTLHGGLIATLVDSISTVALLLSERGAPGVSVDMNITYMSPAKMGEDILITAHILKQGKTLAFTSVDLTNKVTGKLIAQGRHTKHLGN